Below is a window of Mixophyes fleayi isolate aMixFle1 chromosome 12 unlocalized genomic scaffold, aMixFle1.hap1 SUPER_12_unloc_2, whole genome shotgun sequence DNA.
GAGTAAGGGTGACATGGGGCAGCCCTAACGTGTACCCCTCGTCATGGGTGCCGCCTCTCCAATCAGGCCATTGATTAGTAGAGAGGTGGTTGGGCAAGAATAGAAAAagcttatgggcctgagtcattaaggcagcatacagagctcatcgtgcagttgttctcaacgtTACGTAAATGATCTCTGCGTAGTCCTGGAGTCGGCAAGGAGCGGATCtcaggatacgtgtggtgatgactatgggcgtaggttcactctgctgtactagaccagacactgcaggatgcgtacaatacatatgtggaatatgaaatctcaaaaggaCCGTAGAccgtcgtaactgtcatttgcgttggcatacgcagcggacttgctttcgttgacgaccgagtgtcctcgttctgggcatgcgcagaagggaaatgcgtatgatacacacaaataacagagatacgttccttaatgactcaggccctatcagAGCAGTGAAATCCTCTCTGAATGCCCCACGTTTGTGTACCTCATACATATAGGGCCAGGATACTGCATCAAATGCCTTATTGGCGTCAAGGCTAAGTAGTATATTCTTGGAAGGATATTGTAAGGACGAGGAGGCCACCGCCGCGATGGCTTATACATATTTCAATCACTGAGTGAtgggaaaatagactgtaaacgaGTGGCCATGATTTTAGCCAGCAGCTTAATATCCAAATTAAGTAGTGTGATAGGGCCATAGGAGGCCATGGATTGTGGGTCTTTTCCTCAGTTTCAATATTAGCGTAGTGAATGCTTTATCAAAATTAGGAATggattttgatttttaaattaatGCAACCCCAATGGGACTGTGCTAGGTTATGTTTTACTCACTGGAGTTGTACGATTTACTACACtgttcaaactgctgaaaaaccaACTCTGATTAAAATGAGTTACAGGTTTTGCTGTATTTTTAGTTGTAAGTTTTACGATTATAGAATGTTTCCACTTTCCTGGactttttaaatgtgcaaaatggacAAGAAGGGCTAGTTTTACAAAtccaacccctgtcctacctgtaAGTGTTTCCTATATGGACTGTCTAGTAGAATGTATCTAGCACTTACTTCTCCTATTATCTTCCATAGATTGGCCATTCTGAGTCCTCTGTCTACTACAAGAACCCACTTTAAACTTGTCTTTAAAGGTGAACCCACTGAAGGTTTAGGTGATAGGTGAGCCCACTGAGCTGCAGTAGATGTAAATGCTATATACACTCTACTTTCCTGTATATATGAAACAGTTACATATAGGATATTggttgtatttgtaaaatatactattattgtattgtagttAAGTCCTAAAAATTCCAAATACATGGAGCTTCGTTTATCTTTTTATCCAATTCAAttcacaggattacacagtagtaATAAAGAGATTTGGTGGGCCACCCTCAAATGTGTCAGGagtattgagcaggacccagagtccCATCACGgttcctccacctcactcactgatatatgagggaaacaatgactagaagatcctggaactgatcAACAAGATCATTccgctggtgactggagaggtgactgctgggaatgtgacataatacagtaacaccaggggatgtgtctgctATTGGGATGTATTTTCCTCGTTATATGATCATGCTGCTCTAGCCGGATGGCTTGACCGGTTTGCCCATTCCTCTACACTCACTGACAGTTCTGGAGAAACTCCATTATGTGTGCCCTCCCAAACTACCACTGTTCCTAATGCACCAACCTCACCTACTTACCCTGAGGTCACATTGCAGCAGCTTCTACAGTCTATTGGCAGATCTGAAAATGGGCGTCGGAGAACATTGGGGCGGTGCTGGCCGACCTTTCCCTTTTCAGACATGATATGCAACAAATCCAATAGTGAGTGGCTGAAGCGGAGACTCTAGAAGATGCTACAGCACCTATGAAGGGTCAAATTGATAATTTGGAAGCTCAGATGTTGGCATGTAAGCAGACGCTTTCTTATAGTGAGGGGAGTCTCTGATGCAATAATACTCGTTTTGTGGGGCTACCTGAATAAGTGGAGGGGCCTGGTACTGAATGTTTCTTGGAGAAATGGTTAATTCAAGCTTTTGGGAAGGATTCCTTTACGGCTCAGTTCGCAGTGGAGCAAGCTCATCGCATCCCTTCTTAGGCGGCTCCACCCGGGGCACCTCCCAGTGCCTTCATAGCCAAAATCTTACATTAGAAAGACTGATACAACCCTGCGACCATTCCCCTCTTATATTGTCTGTAGACTTTGCCATTACCAGGGGGTCAATCTTTCTGGAACCTGAACCCTTTTAGTTACCTTTAATGGGCAAGGGACCTGATCTGGTTGCCTTGTGGGAAGAGTTCTTTgtggataatgcagaaacagtcCAGCCCCCTCTTGCctttggcaactgcctaagaactgtacccctaaatctccgtactctcaccggtactgagggttgcagttacccctggcaatcgcctaagaactatttccctaaaatctctagactctcaccggtactgtgggttgtagttacccttggctactgcctacgttcagtttcatcatctttacctatcactgtaagttccgttcctttccggacaagtacCGGTACAGAAATCGTTGtggatcaggggacttctctatcaactgttccttatttattccagtggcaatgagtgatatatcagtcttgacaccatccactcggtgtctcactgGACtcgctcctgcacttcctactctaggcctctgtaactctattcctgggttctccccagccagtggacatctcacaaccctctgtctgcagccaagtctgtcccaacagtgaacaccggactttcggagcagactccgggttttgctgtactggctggaggggttcctaacagttagcacttctgcctcacagcactggggtcatgagtttgattcccaaccatgaccttatctgtgtggagtttgtatgttctccccgtgtttgcgtgggtttccgccgggtgctctggtttcctcccacactccataaacatactggtaggttaattggctgctattaaattgcccttagtctctcttggtctgtgtgtgtgtgttagggaattttagattgtaagctccaatggggcagggactgatgtgagtgagttctctgtgcagcgctgtggaattagtggcgttatataaagaaatagatgatgatgatgatcaggggtGCCCATGAGTCCATGGGGACCCATGCcatctgatatatactgtattattgtcaGTCTTGATATTATTCTGTATGTTTTTGTATACCTGCATAAGTATTGGAAATTTACTAATCTTTGATGTAATGTGTCACACCCGGTGATTTATATCTATCACGTTTattcagaaataattattttctttatgttctgttttgaaataccaataaaaaaacTTGACTAAAAAATTATCATTCTTTTGTGGGCTATTTAGGATGAcgtcctgactgatattaaaataaaaattatagagggagaggaagagacgtatgtgaggggtgatcagcagtgtaaggaggaggatatCCCTACAGATATTGGCACCGGtgagtaataaaatgtattacagtaaagagtcatatattttgtttattgagtCATTACAGGAATTACAATTATGACTGCATCTATACAATGTGCTTGATAATGCGCTTTTATAATTGTAATGAAGTGTTCGTCAAttgcaaattgaaattaaacaacTGAACAACTCGCTCATAGTTTGAAAATTTTGGGTATTGTAATCTGCAGCTCAATGTCCttccttacatttattttactttcagcaGATGGATGTAAAGGCAAGAATATCTTGGGGGAGCAACTGATTTTATCTACAGATTTTGAAATGGAAGATTACAACATCACTCAAGATTCTACAGGAGAAAACCCaattaccctaaatatacatccaatacTTTACAGTGCAGATAAATCATCTGAACTCTCTAATCATGAGGAATGTAATTCTGATAacatagatattgttacacatAGTACAGCTCATACAAATGATAcattatttccatgttctgagggtGGGAAAAGCTGTACAGTTAAATTATCTCTTCATAAACATCAGAAAAGTCACATAGCTGAGAACccttttacatgttctgagtgtgggaaatgttttgcatataaatCAAAGCTTGtcgaacatcagagaactcacacaggtgagaaaccattccaatgttctgagtgtgggaaatgttttgtatataaatcaaatcttgttgaacatcggaGATCTCACACAGATGAGACacaatttccatgttctgagtgtgagaaatgttttgtacagaaatcaaaacttattagacatcagagaactcacacaggtgagaagccatttccatgttctgagtgtgggaaatgtttttcacagaaatcaaaacttgtcaaacatcagagaattcacacaggtgagagaccatttccatgttctgaatgtgggaaatgttttgcacagaaatcaaaacacattgaacatcagagaattcacacaggggaaaaaccgtttccgtgttctgagtgtgggaagggTTTTGCACAGAAGTCAAACCTTGTCAAACATcacagaactcacacaggtgagaaaccatttccatgttctgagtgtggaaaatgttttccaTGGAACTTAAAACTTATCAAACATCAGAGAACCCATGCAGGTGAGAaaacattcccatgttctgagtaATGAAAATGGTTAACAAACAAATCAGGTCTTGAATATCACATAGGACAAAAGCAATTGGACATGAAACAAGGAGCTGCAGTACTCTTAATATTGTAAAAACAGttgattttattaatgtaaattcaactaagcataatatatttacatagtcTATACACAAAATGTGATCACTCATGTGTGGAACTATTTTATCTACCAGATATCGTCCACACTGTACACAGTTAAAACAAGATTAACTTGATATATTGGGTACTGAGTAATATATAATTCTGGCAATGGGTTGGAGATATAATGTGGGATCTGAGACACTGTTACAGTATGTTTGTTCATACTCTAATTGAAGGTGTGAGTTCATATAATAATCCTGTAATCTGTAATACTTTGCCATTGGGGATTGATTATGAAGCTTGAAAAATGTGTCCCACGGCCTAAATGCAATATTGTGATGTCATTTTTGTATAAAAGCTCTCATTTATATGGTATGCCCATGGCTAAGTGGGTCAAGATGTGTCTACAGGGGTGCAAAACTTTGCTCCATCTTATGGGGATCTGAAATATAAAAGTTCAGtagtattgactcttttcatttcacctttgcaataagacttgtTCAGAGTGATCCGGTTATAGTAAGTCAGACTAGTGCAGGGATTGTTCTACAAGCCTGGTCAGTGATGGGCTCCATTTATCACAGTGTCTCCCAGCCTCTGGCACTGCACAAGTGAAAATTTTTAATGAGTGATGTGCCAGGGTTAATAATGGTACAGTGAGCCCCGCAGCCACATAACACTACCCAACCCCCTGTATCATGCAGATTCACTTCCTCTATACAGAAAATAACTAAGCAGAAGATAATCAGCCATCTTGTGCCTGTCTAGTGAAGCCACTGACAGTACACATACCAGAGATAGCTTCTTACATTCTATAAATTCTaatttctcttccctgccattgggggacaccgagacattgggtatagtagtgggctcaggagttcttgtcactttaactgttaaatctttggactcctcccctgctatgcccctcctctccagagagatccttaGTTTTTTTAAGTGACTTAAAGTTCGGTCACtggagtataggctcctgcctatactttgtcTAGCAGTAggattacatgtttttattttttattctattcaGGTGCAGCGCGGGATCCCAGGCAAGACCCAGCAGAGTGAGTAGGACTCAGCTCTGCTCACTCTGGATCCCAGCGCAGGTAAATCAAGCCTAGCGCTCATTTCTACCAGCACCTCTGCCGGCATTTATTCTAAGGGGCCATTAGTTAGGTTTATTGGTCTAAGTGGAAGGTGAAATATATTCAGAAGGGACACAGAACGGTGTTTTAGTGCAACTTGTATGTGTCTAGCAGCGGCAGGGGAGTGAAGCTGTatcaacctcccccccccccgccgcgatCCTCTTGTCGCAGGTCCCCGCTTTCCCTAGACAGAACGAGCATATTGGGGGACAGAAGCAGCGCTCACACTCGGGAGAGGTGAGTCGGCTGCAGTAAGGAGCGCGCTGAGCTGGGCATAAAATCTGAATAGCGCGCCATTAGACTCTCCTAGGCGGCCATTGGAGGATGGGGCCAGCGAGTTATGTTTTACagaggcagagcgggcagagccAGGAAGGGGAGGAGTGTTATCGCAGCTTCCTGGATCTGGTCTTACCGCACGGTGAACGGCGGGGGTGAATAGAAGGTCACTGCTGAAAGCGTGCAGCTCTGTCTAGAttcctctgctctgcctctcctcCGGTGATATCCTTATATGCCCTAATCGCTACAGGCTTGTATGATTAGAGGAGCATTTGGGGAGTGTATATATGTGGTTATATGGTCTTGTGAGTTATTTCATGTAAAAGGAATTTTCACAGACAGGGACCCATGTACTATATTGGTCTTTTGTATTATTTGGAGTGGTGCTCTTTCAGAGACTTCCTAGCACAGGACTCTTCTATTTTGTCGTCTTAAATTGTCTgtatttcttttaataattattttaagaagcagAACAATGGCGGAGAAGGGGACAGCTAAAGGCAAGGGTACTTCTGTGCCTGCTGCAGTATATTATGCCTGTTcaaaatgtaacacaaaactttctgttggccacacagaccgaaacgccctttgcgcagcttgtactGCAGACGCTCAGAGGCGAAACAACCAAGCCCAGGAGGGATCCTCTGCAATGGTGGAACCGCCCTGGATGAGGTCTTTTTCTTCGGCTATGGAGAAAATGACGGCTGTGATGCTGCGGGCAATAGAGGTACGTGACAAcactaccccacttacacttgcaGGCAGCCAGTCTGACGAGAATGCCACATCACAGGCAGGGTCTATCCACGGGGAAGATAGGCTAGTATCTATTtcccagaggggtaagagagccattaCTGATGCAGATCTGGAAATAGATCAGCTTTCTGATCGCTCCTCAGCCGAAGAAGGTGAGGTAGATATTGACCCAGAAGGGGAGGCTATCTATGATTCTGACTCTGGCTCCACGAGCGTGGACAGTCTTATTTGGGGAATCAGACATGCCTTAGGGTTAGCTGATCCGGAGCCCGTAGCGCCTAAGGGTATATCCTTATTTAAAAGACCTAAGGCACAGTTAGCAATTTTCCCGCATTCTCCagaaatgttggagattatttctgaagCTTGGCACAAGCCAAATAAGCAGTTTATGATGCCGGGAAAGTAAGTCTCttcatcctctgcctcctgagGACACAGTAAATTAGGAGACTTTGCCTAGGATGGACACACCGGTAGCCAAGAGCGGATAACCCTTAAGGATTACACTGATAAGAAGTGTGATCTGGCTCTTCGCTCAGCTTATACCGCTATGGGAAGTTTGTTTAGGCCTAATATGGCTATAGCATGGGCCAACAAGGCTGTACAGTTATGGATGGAGGCTTTGATTAAGGGCCTTAGAGATAACACTCCGCGTACAGAGCTAGTAGATCTAGCAGAACATGTACTAGAAACTTCGGAGTACGTAGGGAACGCTGCCATGGATGCAGTTTCGGTAAATGCCAAGGGCTCGGCTCTTACTGTAGCAGCTCGTCGTCTATGGTTACGGACGTGGTCGGTGGACGCAGACTCTAAGAAAGCTTTAGAGAATTTACCCTTTGGTGGACAAACTTTATTTGGGGCGGAGCTCGAAAGGGTTATTCAGGAGACCACGGGAAGTAAGAGTACTGCTCTACCCACGGTTTCAAACAGGCCCCGTCAGGGTAGATTTAGTTCCTTTCGGAGCTTTTCCCGAGGGGGTGCCTTTAATAAAGGGGATTCCTCAGCGTCTAGATCATCGACCATTAGAGGCAGAGGAGGTAGAGGTACAGCAAGGAGAGGTTCTGCTCGTCCAGCAGACAAGCCCTCTGCGTGACATAGTTCTTCAGGGGGAGCATCAGGTGGGGGCACGTCTTCTTCAATTCAGGGATCGGTGGTGGAAATCCACGACGGATCTCTGGGTTCAAGGAGTTGTGTCCCGGGGCTACGTCATAGATCTAGcccactcctctcccctcttgcCCCCGCAGACGTGTAGCACTTTAGGAAGCCATACAAAAGCTCCTTTCTGCTCAAGTAATAGTTCAGGTCCCTCCTCTAGAAAGGGGGCGAGGTTTTTACTCGAACCTCTTCCTGGTGCCAAAACCAGACGCATCCTTCCGGCCCATCCTGAATCTTCGGTCTCTGAACAAACAGCTGAAGATTCAAAGATTTCGCATGGAATCCCTTCGCTCTGTGATAGCAGGGATAGAAAAAGGGGAGTTTTTGGCATCATTAGACATCAATGATGCATACCTACATGTACCGATCTGGGaaggacaccagagtctccttCGGTTCGCAGTAGGAAAGGCGCACTTTCAGTTCAGGGCACTCCCCTTCGGCCAGGCTACCGCTCCCagagtctttaccaagatcatggcagtcATGGCCGGTCTATTGCGCCAGAAGGGCATAACAATTGTCCCTTACCTAGACGACCTTCTGTTGAAGGCACCGTCTGCGGTCCTTTTATCCCAACAGATTCAGACTGTTATGCTGTTTCTTCAGAGTCACGGTtgggtgttgaatttacccaagtcatcGCTGGTGCCAACTCAGCAGATGCGATTCTTGGGTCTGCTTTTTgatactcagtctctgagagtttATCTCCCAGCAGAAAAAGTCTTAGCTTTGCAGTCAAAGACCAGAGCCTTGCTGAGGAAGAGGAGTGTCTCTGTTCTCAGTTGCATGAAGCTCCTAGGGACGATCCGTTTGAGCCTTTACAGTCTGTTAACTTACAGTATCTTATGTGGAAGACAGTGTTTTTGTTGGCCATAGCTTCAGCACGAAGAGTGTCTGAGCTTGGGGCACTTTgctgtgaccctccttttcttatttttcacgcAGACAGGGCAGTCCTTCGGACCAAGCCGTCTTTTGTTCCTAAAGTGGTTGCTACcttccacctaaatcaggaaattgttgtcccgGCTTTTAAGGCAAAGAGGGACTCTTCAGAAGGGTCTATGCAGTACTTGGATGTGGTGCGAGCTCTACAAATTTATGTAGATCGTACAGCGCAGGTtagaaagaccagagatcttttcGTTTCACCAATAAAAGAGActggcctgcttcaaagcagtcaattgcTCGGTGGATTACGTCCACGATTCGTGAGGCTTATGTTTTAGCTTCTCTAGCCGTTCCGCAGACTTTAAGGGCAAattctactagggcagtgggtgcctcctgggcggctagGCACGGCGCGTCGGCAGAACAGTTGTGTAGAGCAgcgacttggtcttccgtccacacattCACAAGATTTTATAGACTTCAGGATtttgcatcggctgatgcaagctttggtcgcaggattatgcgtgcagctggtccagagcattcccacccttggtatatccccaatgtctcgcagtgtcccccaatggcagggaagagaaaatgggatttttactcaccgtaaaatccatttctctgactccattggggggacactgcgcaccctcccttgctctgtatatagttctgtgtgtggaAATTTTGATTATGGTTCTTTATTATTAAGACCTGTCTAGGTTATGTTACCTCCTTAAGTTCACTCtttgttagtcaaaactgaggatctctctggagaggaggggcatagcaggggaggagtccaaagatttaacagttaaagtgacaagaactcctgaGCACACTACTATACCCattgtctcgcagtgtcccccaatggagtcagagaaacgaattttacggtgagtaaaaatcccatttttccaGCAGTAATTCAAGCGATACCCAAGGGAGAATTAATTAGAATGGAATTGTTCTGATGATAACATCTATGCTCAAAGATCATATGAACTGAAATCTAGGCTTGTAAGAAAAGCAGAAAGATCAGTGAACAGCAAATAGCCAATATCTTCCAGAAACATTGGAATATCCTAAAGTCTGATTATGACCTGAAAGAAGTGTTAGAGGATAGGATCTCTATGACATGGTGTAGATCTAAGAATTTGGGGTTTCATTTAGTCCACAGTTTCTCACCATTTGAAAAAAGAATTTCTAATCGACCAATGGGTTTTTTCAAATATGGCGTATGCCGGGCATGCCAATTTATGATACAAACAAAGGAGTATAAAGATCGGTTCTCGAGAGTTAAATCAAAGGATTCATAAATTGTAACCCTCCGAATGTTATTTACTGCTTAACTTGTCCCTGTAACTTAAACTATGGTGGCATGACAGGCAGGTCACTCAAAAATAGAATCTTGGAGCATGTAAACAACATAAAGAGAGTCAAGAGAGACAGAGATAATTTAAAACAACTAACATATGTTGAAAGGAGCTTTATGAAGTGCCATGACTGTGATCCAAGATCACTACAGGCATTTGTCATGGAACAGATCAAGATGGGTTTGAGAGGAGGAGATCATCAGGAGCTCAAGAGGGAATCAAAGAGAATTCTCTTTATGGATTGTTTAGCTCTTATCTGATACAGGGCAACTCAGTTATGATATAATCACGATAAACATTTGACATTCTTATAATTCATATGAATACACTAATAAAAACTGTGATTCATTTATCAAAGCTGATTGCTAGATATGGAAAGCAATTGTTATACAGAAAGGTAATTACTTGCAAACTAATAGATTAGAATGTATAATAGATATTTACTAATGGCATCATTTGGCATTACATATAGGTAATTATAAAATTCACATATCATTGTGTTCTCATTTTTTACACAACTTATGCACTTTCATTTTTGgggttttattgcattttatttttgctatccaCTCCATTGAACTcatctgtgtcagcagtgtttcacagtcCTGATTTACAGCTCGATCTTGCTCCAGCACCTTCCCTTGTACTGTGTTGCTCTCTAGCTCCAACTCTACACAGTCCACATCTGGTATTATACCATCCTCTACTCTGCACTGCCAATCTGTCATACTGGTgaaggttggtactgcatcctgttgcaAACTCCATATACCTGCTAAATTTGGTCCTGGGGCATCCTGCATCCCAGTTGCCATAGAGATCTCAGCTCAACATCTCATTGcgtagtcctctgtggtgcccactTACCTAAATTAAGTTACCACTACTCGGGATTAAGCCCTGGGGGCAACCGAGCACCGGCAAACACATCTGGTTCTATAGGAAAGGAGGTTGCTAAAGATGAAGCTCTCATCAACGACAGGTTCTGGTAACTGGTAGGGTGACTtgtgacaaagtaaaaatatttatattgtgactCTATTGTATCGCTGGAAATAGTGTTGATGAATGTGTGTTTTATTCCTGTACATGTCCGATACATCATTTTTGTATTAGCTTCTCAAgtcttgtttttgggataaataaGAATGTTTAGAGAGCTATGTTTATATTTGGATCAAAACTCTCAAAATTCATATCATGTATAGTTCTGTTTAAATTCAAGCCAAAACTTCATTTcagaagttaatttttttttattatagaaaagttttatttagatgtatgccttattttagtttttatagtATCATAAACAAATCCGTTTAATATTGAGTTAAAGCCTCGTTTTGGAGCTCAACATAGCTTAAGTATTAGCTCTGCCATATTCCAGCCCACGTCTCGTTTTAGTGCTTGAGGTCTTTATGTTTTAGCCCTGTTTCCATCTAAGTCCAAGCCTCGGTTTGGAGCTGAATGTGTTTGCGTGtattagttttcttttatttaagtcCAAGCCTCGTTTTGGTATTTATATGCATTAAATCTGGTTCTAAATCCAAACCTCATTTTTGACTCCATCTAAAAGAATGCAGCCTCACTTTGAATTTCCTACAGGCCTCATTGCGAGTTAAGCGACGACTTCCGTACAGGATCTTTGTCTCCACGGCGGCACTTTATTGGCTGCTATACACTTTAAAAAGTCAGACAAT
It encodes the following:
- the LOC142112091 gene encoding uncharacterized protein LOC142112091; its protein translation is MEDYNITQDSTGENPITLNIHPILYSADKSSELSNHEECNSDNIDIVTHSTAHTNDTLFPCSEGGKSCTVKLSLHKHQKSHIAENPFTCSECGKCFAYKSKLVEHQRTHTGEKPFQCSECGKCFVYKSNLVEHRRSHTDETQFPCSECEKCFVQKSKLIRHQRTHTGEKPFPCSECGKCFSQKSKLVKHQRIHTGERPFPCSECGKCFAQKSKHIEHQRIHTGEKPFPCSECGKGFAQKSNLVKHHRTHTGEKPFPCSECGKCFPWNLKLIKHQRTHAGEKTFPCSE